The following nucleotide sequence is from Streptomyces pactum.
GCCGTCGCCCGGGCGCGGGCCGGCCTGGTCCAGGTCGCGGCGCGCCTGCGCAGCATCGAGGAGGAGGGCGCGATGCCCGCCGAGGAGGTCGTGGTCAAGCCGCTCGCGCCGCTCCGCCTTGCCGAACTGACCGGTACCGCCGCGAGCTTCGACCCCCGGGACGTCTCGCCGGTGATCGGCCCCCTCTTCACCGGTCTGTGCCACCGTCTGGACACGGCCGGAGTGGCTCCCACCGGCCCCGGCGTCGCGCTGTACGAGGACGCCGAGGACGGCACGATCACCGTACGGGCCGGACTCCCGGTCACCGCGGCCGAGGTGCCCGGGGCACCGGAGGTGCGGATCGTGGAGCGGCCCGGCGTCGAGCGGGCCGCCACCGTCATCCACCGCGGCCCCATGGACGACGTGGTGTCCACCGCACAGCGGCTGGCGCGCTGGATCGACGCCGGCGGCCACCGGGCCGCCGGGTACCCACGGGAGGTGACCCTCGCCGCCCCCGAGGACCCCGCCGGATGGGTCACCGAACTCCAGCAGCCCCTCGCCGCCCCGCACTGACCCGCGGCGACCCCGCGCCCCGGACACTCCGCGACCCGCCGCTCCTCGGACCCGGCCCCCCTCCGGCCGCCGCCCTTCTCGGCCCCGGCCGCTCCCCGACCCGGGTCCCGGGCCCCGGGACCCGGCTGTACCGGAATCTCCGGCCCGCCGCGCCCTGGGGCGCGGCCGCGGTGCCCCGGCGGTGCGCCCGTCCCGAAGCTCCGTGCACCCGGTGTTCCGCCGGCGCCCCCCACCGTGCGCCGCCCCGGCCCGACCCGGAC
It contains:
- a CDS encoding MerR family transcriptional regulator, which produces MFTIGEFAKHGSVSVRMLRHYDAIGLLSPAYTAPGTGYRYYQAAQLARLNRVIALKELGFTLDQVRSILDGRVTAEELRGMLRLRQAELETAVARARAGLVQVAARLRSIEEEGAMPAEEVVVKPLAPLRLAELTGTAASFDPRDVSPVIGPLFTGLCHRLDTAGVAPTGPGVALYEDAEDGTITVRAGLPVTAAEVPGAPEVRIVERPGVERAATVIHRGPMDDVVSTAQRLARWIDAGGHRAAGYPREVTLAAPEDPAGWVTELQQPLAAPH